The following nucleotide sequence is from Atribacterota bacterium.
TAATCTTTTTAAACGCAAAATAAACCTTTTTTTATATAGATAAACCAGGTGAGGGAATAATATTATTCCCTCACCATTTTTTAAATTATCTGATACCCATTTCAATCAGTTCTTTTAATTCTCCAATATTTTGTGGAGTAGCTACACCAACACCAGTATTAATATGTAATCCCGGCACTTTATACTGTTTTGCTAATACAATTTGTTGAATCGGGAAAAATCCCTGCAGGTAAAGCATTTGGTCAAAAGATACACTAACATAACCCTTTTCTATCCCTTCAATTGTTGCAGGAGAAAGGTCAATTCCGCCACAAATTATTTCACCTGGTTCTTTTCCCGCAGCTTCCATTACTTTCATTAAATTAGAAGTTATATTTCCATGTTGTGTCCCTATTGCCTTTAAATCAGGGTTTCTTTCCAGGTATGCTGTTAAAATAGGTATACATAGAGAAGCTTCTGCATCTACCTCTGCTGAAATATCAAGCTGTTCTACAATAAGCCCTTCTTCTTCTAATGCATCTACTATACCCATCGGGCTTAATCTTCTGCCTTCCTGGGAAAACAGTCCATATACCAGGGCCTTATCTCCGGCTGACAATCCCTGTCTAATCATGGTTTTACCGGTAAGATACCCACCTCCATAGAGATCTGCTCCTGCATAACCAAAACCCTCAGGTTGATATTTTTCTTCTATGGAAGGAAGGGGATTGTTCCCACTGGTAACAATTATCCCCATCTCAAAGGCCTCATCCACTAATGACTCAAAGGCTCCCTCGCCAGGATGCCCCATGATGACAATTCCATCCGGTGAGGCAGCCATGGCTTCTTTGAATTGATTAATCATCTTCTCAGGTTGCCAACCTGAATATTGTTCAATTAGCTTTACCCCAAAATGTTCTGCAGCAGCCTTGGCACCATTAGTTCTGGCTAAAGTAGAGGGATCTCCCTCTGTTCCCCCCATCTGCATATAAATTGTAAGCCCATCACCTAATTTTTCAGCACTAAAACCATTTGTTGTTACACATAGCATCACTATCAATATCATGGTTATAGCCACAAATAAGATATTATTTAATTTTTTCATTCTAATAAACCCCCTAAATTTTCATAATACTAATCATTAATATAATATTTCTTGATTAACAAATATAATTAACCTTATTCTTCGCAACACCTCCTCGATAATTACTCTATTTGCTTTGTTTGCTTCCTGGTCTAAAAT
It contains:
- a CDS encoding substrate-binding domain-containing protein, coding for MKKLNNILFVAITMILIVMLCVTTNGFSAEKLGDGLTIYMQMGGTEGDPSTLARTNGAKAAAEHFGVKLIEQYSGWQPEKMINQFKEAMAASPDGIVIMGHPGEGAFESLVDEAFEMGIIVTSGNNPLPSIEEKYQPEGFGYAGADLYGGGYLTGKTMIRQGLSAGDKALVYGLFSQEGRRLSPMGIVDALEEEGLIVEQLDISAEVDAEASLCIPILTAYLERNPDLKAIGTQHGNITSNLMKVMEAAGKEPGEIICGGIDLSPATIEGIEKGYVSVSFDQMLYLQGFFPIQQIVLAKQYKVPGLHINTGVGVATPQNIGELKELIEMGIR